CACGGGCAGATATGGAATCCACACAGCAGAAGATAGCCTCTCCGATATTCACAGACGGACGAAACCGATCTGGAATCGTCTCCACGTGAATCGAATCATCAAGTTCCCGGATCGACTGCGCTGTTGCTTCAACTTTTGCCAGCCCCATCTCCTGTGTCCGATATCCTTGAGTCGTGATATTGGTTAATTCGACTTTATCGAAATCCACAAGTTGAATACGCGGTGTTCCGATCGCCGCCAGTTGTAGTGCCACCTGACGGCCAATGGCTCCCACACCAATCACGGTCGCCGAAACCTGAGAAAGCTTCTCAGAGGGGACCAGACTACTCTGTCTCTGAAAACGGTCTACTGTTGTCTTTGTCACAGCAAGTCTCCTTCCAAATCAAGATCATCGAAATAAAAATCGGCATCCCAGTCAAAACCGCCCAAT
The nucleotide sequence above comes from Gimesia sp.. Encoded proteins:
- a CDS encoding ThiF family adenylyltransferase, which gives rise to MTKTTVDRFQRQSSLVPSEKLSQVSATVIGVGAIGRQVALQLAAIGTPRIQLVDFDKVELTNITTQGYRTQEMGLAKVEATAQSIRELDDSIHVETIPDRFRPSVNIGEAIFCCVDSISARAAIWRSASTHCDFWCDGRMQGEVMRVLTVSDPLSAKQYAETLFPQQEAHQGSCTAQGTIYTANMAAGLMVHSFGRWLRGLACSRDMMLNLLAMELNTEC